The Carnobacterium sp. 17-4 genome has a window encoding:
- a CDS encoding toll/interleukin-1 receptor domain-containing protein has protein sequence MKKIFEQGEFKNYSQHNLNEARASIKKSYQFSETKTTIFISHKHDELENLKDILGFLEKNFDVKVYIDSKDPSLPTITSGETASRIKKRINDCDKFILLATNGAIESKWCNWELGFGDAKKFEKNIALFPMKPAETSDWSYKGSEYMSIYPYITFFDGSETDIDGNFVPKGYYIFTDKKDGTYITSFKEWLLEK, from the coding sequence ATGAAAAAGATATTCGAACAAGGCGAATTTAAGAATTATTCTCAACATAATTTAAATGAAGCAAGAGCATCAATAAAAAAAAGCTATCAGTTCTCAGAAACTAAAACTACAATTTTTATTTCACATAAGCATGATGAACTAGAAAATCTTAAAGATATATTAGGATTTTTGGAAAAAAATTTTGATGTGAAAGTTTACATTGATAGTAAAGATCCTTCACTCCCAACAATTACATCTGGAGAAACAGCTTCAAGAATAAAAAAAAGAATTAATGATTGCGACAAGTTTATATTACTTGCTACAAATGGAGCTATTGAATCAAAATGGTGTAATTGGGAATTAGGTTTTGGTGACGCAAAAAAGTTCGAAAAAAATATTGCCTTGTTTCCTATGAAGCCGGCAGAAACATCTGATTGGAGTTATAAAGGCTCGGAGTATATGTCTATTTATCCTTATATTACGTTTTTTGATGGGTCTGAAACTGATATTGATGGAAACTTTGTTCCAAAAGGATATTATATTTTTACTGATAAAAAAGATGGTACCTATATAACCTCTTTCAAAGAATGGCTTTTAGAAAAATAA